The Dromaius novaehollandiae isolate bDroNov1 chromosome 3, bDroNov1.hap1, whole genome shotgun sequence genome includes the window TGTTCCCCGGAGCCGGGCTCCGCGCTCCCATCACGACTCCAGCACCTGCCCCCGCTGCTCTTGGCCTCCCGGGTCCTCGGCGTCCTGCCGCCAGACGTGCCCTGCCCCTCGGTACCGGTCCAGCCCTCGGTACCACGTCCAACCCCTCAACACCAGCCTAATCCCTCAGTACCGGTCCAACTCCTCGGTACCAGGTCCAACCTCTCAATACCGGGCCCAACCCTCGGTACCGGTCCAACTCTTCGGTACTGCTCCAGCTGCTCGGTACTTGCCCAGCTCCTCGGTACCGGCCCAACCCCTTGGTACATCCAGCCCTTGAGTACCAGCTCCAACCCCTCCGTACCGGTCCAACCCTTCGGTACCAGTCCAGCCGCTCGGCTCCCATTCAACCACTTGGTGCCGGTCCACCCCCTCGGTCCCGGGTCGAGCCGCCCGGACGGACCCAGCACGGCGCTCACGGCGGGGCGGCAGTGCCGGGCGGCGGCCAAGTAGGGCAGCGGCGGAACCTGAGCAGCCGGCGGGGGATTAGCTCAAATGGTAGAGCGCTCGCTTAGCATGCGAGAGGTAGCGGGATCGATGCCCGCATCCTCCAGCCCTTTTgccgccgggggaggcgcgctgtttgcggggcggggctgcgctgggggcggggccccgcgggggcggggccttgGCCAGACGCGGCGCCGCACGCGGCCCCGTCCAACGGGCGGGCGCGTTGCTAGGGGTGTCGGGCCAATGGGCGGGCGCGTTGCTGTtgcgaggcggcgcggcggggcggcgggccgggccgggccgggccgggccgggcggcggcgtcgcgccggggccggggcgatgagcgcgccgcgccggccccgcagccATGGAGATCCGGTGCGGCgggctgctcttcagctcccGCTTCGACTCGGGCAACCTGGCGCACGTGGAGAAGGTGGAGCCGCCCGAGGGGGacggcggccccgcggcctgcggcgccgccctccccgccgccgacTACGAGTTCAACGTGTGGACGCGGCCCGACTGCGCCCAGACCGAGTATGAGAACGGCAACAGGTAACGGGCGGCGCCGTCCCGCGCGAGGAGGGGCCAGCGGGGCCCCGGGAGGGGGATAGCAGGGGCCGGCGGGGTCCCGGGGagggccggcggggccccgcgaggGGGATaacggggtctgggggggtcgGCGGGGTCCCCGGGAGAGGCTggcggggtcccggggggctggggagggggataACGGGGGCTGTCGGGGCCGGTGGGGTCCCGGGGAGGGGGTTAACAGGGTCCGAGGGGGCTGTCAGGGCTGGGGGAGACCTGGGGAGGGGCCGGCGGGGTCccaggggggctggggagggggataACAGGGTGCGGGGGGGTGTCAGGGCCAGCGGGGTCCCAGGGGACGTTgatggggtcccggggggctggggaggggggtgagGGGTCCCCGGGGGGCAGCTGGCGGGGCCAGGGGTTCTGGGGGGGTTgatggggtcccggggggctggggaggggggtgagggggccccgggggagctggcggggccgggggtcctggggggccccgcAGCAGGCCTGACCCGTCCCCGTCGCCCCCCGCCAGGTCCTGGTTCTACTTCAGCGTGAAGGGGGGGGCTCCGGGGAAGCTCATCAAGCTGCACATCCTCAACATGAACAAGCAGAGCCGCCTCTACTCCCAGGGCATGTCGCCCTTCGTGCGCACgctgcccgcgcggccccgctggGAGCGCATCCGCGAGCGGCCCAGCTTCGAGGtaccgcccgcccgccgcggcgctgggggcacgggggggcacggggacacccGCTGCTCGCCCGACCCAGGAGCTCGGGCGCTCCTTGGCGGGACGGGAAGGGTCGAACGAGCCGCCGTTCTGTGCCTCGGCGCCTCCGCGGAGGAGGATGGGGTGTTCCTGGAGAAGTCCTTTCCCGAGGACTCAGACCGGAGGAGCCGGTACCGTCTCCCGTTGGCCGGCTTGTGCTCAGTCGTGGGCTCTGCCTGGATAAACCCGGTGCTGATTGCAAAGCGCCCGTGTTATTTTCCCTCCTGTCCGTCGCTGTCGGAGGGGCCGGTAAGCAGCCTCTCGTGCCCAGCTGTGACACGCGAGGAGACCGGTGCCCTAAGGAGGGAAGCGGTAGGGCTCGAGGGCGGTGCTTTGGAAGCCCTGAAAGCTGACACCGGCAGGAGCGGGGACAGCAGCAGGGCGTCTGCCACAGCCTCATTCGGGTGTTGGGGTCCCAGACGTGCTGTCGTGGGGAGTTTGCTCTCCCTGGTGCTGTCTGTCCTCGGTCCGGCAGGGACGGCTTGCCGGAAGCTCAGTCGCTGCTGCTCCGGGTCGTCGTTGCTGCGTGCGCGGCTGCTGCGCCTTGGCTGCGCGGGTGCTGAGCGGGGGCCACGGAGAACCTCGCACCCCCCAAACCTCGGAACAGCAAAGGTCTCGGTTTGGCCGCGCCAGCTCCGGGGAGCGACACGGTGTACGGCTGGACTTTGTAGCACCGATTAGCTTTGCTGAGCAGGCCAAAATGGAGTAGTTACTCTTCAGGCTTGAAGTATTGGCAGTATTGGTGAGCCTAAGGGCGAGAGGGAATCCTCTGGATTTCCCAGCGAGCTTTGCACGAGAGCCAGGCGTGCGGCGGGGAGCTCTGCGTTCCTCTGAGGACCTGAGTGCCGGGCTGCGAGAAGGCCGCGCAGCTGGATGGACAGGGAGGTCGAAGGCTTTGTTTCTAGGGAACAGCTTGGCATTTCggggacagcagcaaacgcagGCTGCAGTCTGCGTGGATTATAGCTTTGTTTTCCGCTCTGCAGCCGCAGGTTAGAGGTGAGGGAGCAAGTGCTAGAGGTCACCTGGTGCGTGCGGGGAACGGTGGAGTGCAGGACGCCGCGGGTGGCAGTGTCTGCCTCGCCTCTGTCCGGGGGGCTCTGCGTGGCCTCTGGCTGCCTCCGCTCCCGGCAGCCGCGCTCGGTGCTCAGCCTCCGCTTTGTGTCCCTCCCAGATGGTGGAGGCCCAGTTCGTGCTGTCCTTCGTGCACCGCTTCCTGGAGTGCCGCGGTGCCACCACCTACTTTGCCTTCTGCTACCCCTTCTCCTACACGGAGTGCCAGGAGATGCTGGCGCAGCTGGACAGCCGCTTCGAAGAGTGCAGACACATGTCTCCCAGCAGGTACGCGCCATCCGTcgctctcttccttccttccccctgccGACCTGCTCGTTTCTACCATATCTCTGCAAACGCCGTATTGCCCGGCCTCTCTGGAGCAGCTGTTTGGGAGGTGGGGATGGGGTTTCTGTGCCTTCTGCTCTCTCCCCTTAGCTCCGTGGTGCTTGATCCGCTCACGCTCCAGCTCTGGCATGAGCAGCTGCAGCAGTTGCCCTGAGCTCCTCGACTCCCAGAAACATGCTTCTAGAGCGGGACAGGCGGCACACGGCTAGAGGGTCCTCCAAAGCTTGGGGCTAGATCCCCCGGCGTTCCCAATCCCGGGGTCAGATTTGCCTCTATCCCCAACAAGAGTTTTGCTTCAACCCttctgggaagtgaggaagcagagGCTGAAGCAGGACTGTAACAGAACCGCTTCCCTCTTTCAAAGAAGAGAGGTTCCCAGGGACCTGAAACCTCTTTAAGGCAACGCTTTGTTTCCTTTTACCTTCCTGGCTGCAGAATATTCTCCTGGAGGCACTTCTCTTCCTTTACAACTGCTGTTGTGAAGAGAGCGATGGTTTATTGTAAGATATTCGTTGCTTAAAATGCCATTTTGTGAAGAACTATGAGAGTTTCAGAATGTGGCATTCACCCAGCAAGGATTTGATGGTGATATCTTAATCTTTGTGACTCAAGCTCATCTATTGATGTAAAGCCTCCAAATCCCTTGGGTGGAGGGGGCCCAACAGGACCCTTCTGCTGGAGGCCGTGACCCCCTTTTGCGGTGGGAGCTGCTGCTTGTTCGGGGGAGCTGCAGGGTTGTCTGTGCTGCCCGACTTGGTCCCGCTGCCCTCTTTGCTTATCCGTTGTATCCTGTGCCCTAGAGGCAAGCCGACATCCAGTCCTCCAGCAGGAGCATCCGAGAGGCTTGCACGTGTCCAGGCCTGTCGGTAATCCTCAGTACACCTTGCTGCTTCTGGATGTTTGCCTCGGGGCTTTGCAGGCTGTCTCAAAGGACAGCGTGCCGCTTCTGCGTACCCGGTGGGGGGGGGTCCTTGAAGGAGGCCAGCTCCTTCTGCCactaagggtttttttctctgtgtgacCTGTCCTGTGCTGCCAAGGTGAGGTTCATCTGACTGACGGATGACTGTAGGCATCAGCAGTGTGGCTGCCTGTAGGAGCTCGTCACCCAGGGCTCCCCTTCAGCAGGGAGGATCaaggcagtgtggtcccgaggcCTGGGCCAGCGCTGTTCCCTCTTAGTGAGCTGCTGTCTAGGAGCGCTCGTTTTCTTTGCTGACTCTGAGGGGAGCCCACAGACCGGCTCAGCTGCAGatgcctgcaggcagcaggggaagGGTTCACTGAGGCTACAGCACTCCTCGGGGGCCAGGAGCAGGGGCACAGCCCTGGAAAAGCGGCTAGAGGCAAACCTGGAGGCTGGAGCTGTGGGGAGCATCCCACTGCCGGGGCTGGAAGCCCTTCGTTCCTTGGGGGATCTCCCGGCCCGCAGGGAGCGAGGGTCGGTGCCGTGTCCCTCGGTTCCCGGCGTAACGGCACGCTCGGTCAGGAAGGGAGCTGCCCCAGCGATGCCGCCGCCTCTTTCTCCCTAGCGGGGGGCAGGCCGACCTGTGTGCTGCCAGCTGAAAGGGAAGACCGTCTGTCCCTCCTTTCCCTGCAGTCCCCTCGACTCTGTCTATTACCATCGAGAACTGCTCTGCCACTCCTTGGACAAGCTGCGGGTGGACTTGCTCACCGTCACCTCCTGCCACGGCATGCTGGAGAAGCGAGAGCCCAGGCTGGACAAGCTCTTCCCGGACGGCAGCACTCCCCGACCCCACCGCTTTGCAGGAAAGCGGGTGAGTCGCTGTGCCGCGTCTGGGCTGAGCCAGGAGGACAGCGGGTGCGGCCAGAGGCCTGGCTGCGCTCTTGCTCAGCGTATCAGGTCTTGCCGCCACTGCTGCTCCTCTGACTTGGAAGTCGTGGTGTCCTGAAGGGTAGGAACGTCAAGTGGGTGAAGTACTGGAAGCAGAGGGAATCTGTGAGGTGTTTCACAGAATCCCAGAATAGTTGCCCTGAGGCATGGGAAGTGGTAACATGCCAGGAGCCCCCAGTGCATCCGTATCATCTCAGCACTGTGAAGTGTCTTCTGGTAATACCGCACGTGGTTTTCTCAGGACAAAAATTTGCATCTCATTTCCTTGGAGttttgttctgtcttctttttattACCGTTGCTACACTGAGCTATAAAGAAATTGTTAGAAGTCCTGCATTTGGAGGGCCGACCCCTGCTAGGGTAGGTGCGTCCTGCCAGCTGAGGAAGGGCAGGCAGTGCTGTGTCTGCAGGGCTGGGTGGGCGGCTGTGAGCCTGCATACAAATCTCCTGGTAGAGCTTTTCAGGAGGTGTTTTATGTCTTCTTCGCAGTCAAGCTTGTTCTCtgattgctcagggctcttccctGGAGCTCATGCACTGCTCTGCCTCTCCTTCACATGTGTTCTGGTTTCCTTGATAGCAAGCTGTGGGGATTTTGCCCCTTAAATCTCTCACAGGAGTAACTAACCTCATTCCAGGCAGGAACTAGGAGAGAGGCAGTGGACAAAGAGGTCACTAAGACCTCTAAGTTGTGCTGCAACACATGGTACCTAGTCGTATAACCCATATAGAGGCCTTAGCTCCGTCCTGGGCAGCATGATGCCCTGCTAGGGCACAGGGGCAGAGCCCTAGGAAGCAGCTGGTCCCTCGGCTGAGCCACTGCAGCGTTtcctggggcaggcaggaagcTGCTGGCCGTCACCAGTGTCTCTTTGCCCCCAGGTGTTTTTCCTGAGCAGCAGAGTCCACCCGGGGGAAACACCCTCCAGCTTTGTCTTCAACGGCTTCCTGGATTTCATCCTGCGAGAGGAAGACCCCCGTGCCCAAATGCTGCGGCGGATGTTTGTCTTTAAGCTCATTCCGATGCTGAACCCGGACGGGGTGGTGCGAGGCCACTATCGGTGAGTGTCCCGCTGGAGCGGGCGGCAGGTAGAGGCAACGCAGGACAACAGCAAATGGGGATCCCTGTGTGAGCACCGGGATGCAGCCCGGACACGGCTGCAAGTCTGACAGGGTCCAGGCTGGGCCCTTCTCTCCCCGTTTGCAGCCTGCCGTGCCTCCTCCGGAGTCTGTAACGAATAGTTCCAAGATTCTGTGTCACTGGAAAATGCGCTGAGATGCACAGGGTGCAGAAATCTCTCCTTGTTACCTCCCAGGATCTCTGACGAGGGCTTGGGGCTGTTCTTGCCTGTGTAGGTAATCTCTAGGATCAGTGCTCTCCAGCTTGGGTGAGCAACGCTGCCGTTTGCCTTCGACCTCGCATGCTCTCTCGTCCGTGCTGTCCATGGCGTGTCAGAGCTGTGCCggtttcagcagagaggagggagagagatcACCTTGTGCTCTGTCTTGAGGAAAACCTCAGGATAGAGGTTCTCAGCTACTTTGGGGCAGGGTCCCTGTGTTCATCCCCATGCCTGTGGGGTTTGCAGGAGGATGGTTCGGCGAGTTGTCCTTTCTTCCGATTCCTGGGTCAGGAAGCTTCCAAAATGCAGCGGCCTGTGTCCTCCAGGTGCCCGCGCCCCGCTGCAGTCTGGCGAAACgaagctgccctccagctcccggaGAGGCAGGGGCCGggggtggctgtgcttggggagGGCTCTGGCCCGGGTCGGTCTGGGTGTGATGGTGAGGAGAGTGGGCTGAGGGAAAAGGGGCCTGGGGCGCAGTGCGGCTGcggagctgctctgagggaaggaggaCTGCCTTGTAGCAGGAActggagcagggtgggagctgggcCCTTCGGGTGGTGAGGACGCAACGGGGGCAAGATCTTGGGTGCCAGAACTGACAGGGAGCCTGACAGCGGGCTCAGGCCTTGGCCCAGCCTCAGGGTAAGGAGacggctggagcagggctgtaactgctcctgctgctgagagctgggcctgctgctgaagggACACGGCATGAGACGAAGTGCCAGCAGTACAGCAGCGTTTGCCTCGCAGGACTTCGGTGCTCTGCCTTCTCCAGGACTGGGAGAGTTGCCTGGAAGGTCCCTagctcctgctgctgggaggcagcAAGACTGACAGCaggctgccttcctcctccatcaTCTCCTTCCCTGCTGGCAGTGCCCCACCCCTCTGCTGCTCCCACCACCAGCGTTTGTCGGACCCCTCCCTTGCTGGTTGGCAGAAAACAGACTTGATACGCAGCAATGAAGTCTTTGCTGCTGGGTTAGCAAGTTAAATCCGCTTGGGGAGCGGTCTGACAAGCACCGGGGCTTGCGTGAGAGTTGGGGATTGCGTGGCTGGCAGCAGAGGTGGCCGTGGTGGCTCAGGAGGATGGTGGGACCGCAGCAGCTCCCGTTCGGTGCTGCGGAGCCTCACCAGGGAACTGTTTTGCGAGCACGGCTGAGGGGCTGGCTGTCATCACGGCCTGCGCCCTGGGGCTGCGTGGGGCTCGGCTGGGAGCAGGGAACAAGACCCGTGCCCCGCTGACCGCGAAGGCTGCCGTCGTGCGGGGGCAGCTAGAGCAGCTTTCGGGGCGGGGTGCTCTGGCAGCAAGGTTGAGAGCCCGGCAGCAGGCGGATGCCTCTCTCCAGGGCAGAGCCCGAAGGCCTCGCCGTCACCAGGTAAGTCAGGTCTGCCTTTGCAGAGTGGACAGCAGCGTGCAAAGGACCTCACatctctgcctcctctctccgCAGAACGGACTCCCGTGGGGTAAACCTGAACCGCCAGTATCTCAACCCCGATGCCGAGCTGCACCCTGCGGTATACGGGGCCAAAGCCGTCCTGCTCTACCACCACGTGCACAGCCGCGTCCTGCCGGGCTCTCCTGACTGGAGGACGTACGTCTCCCCGCTGAGCACCAGCTCGCTAAGCACAAAATCTTCCAATCATTCCATTCGCAGCAGTGCCCTGTCCCTGGAGGCACCCCTCTCTGAGCTGGAGAAAGCCAATAACCTCCGTAACTCATCCAGCGCCTGGAAAGCCAGCACTTACTTCAGCCCTTCTCAGGACCCCCAGCCGTCGGGACCGCCCGCCGCTGGGCTGGGGAACAAGGACCGAGCTGTCTGGATTCTCCCTTCTAACCGCACCGCGGAGCACTGTGAGGAGGAAGCCAGGAGGCCTCCGTCAACATCTCTCCCAGAAACCATCCTGCCCCAGGACAGCGGGCTGGCCTACTACGTAGATCTTCACGGGCACGCGTCCAAGCGCGGCTGCTTCATGTACGGCAACAGTTTCAATGACGAAAATGATCAGGTGAGGGCAGAAGGTATGAGCACCAGGATCCTGGGCGGTCTGGGGTCTTTCTGCTGTTCCTCCCCCTCCGCAGGGTCCTGCACGCTGCCTCCCGCTCTGCGGGGAGAGGAGGGCGGCAAGCCTCACAGTCGTGCTAGAAACTGCTCTCCACACTAGGACAGGGCTGGCACACAGCTGGGGGACAGGACGTGTGTCGCAGAAGGGGATTTTGGGCTGGGTGCCTCAAAAGTGATCCTGCCCTACCCGTCCGCAGTGCTCAGCGGGATTTCCTCTCCACTCCCAGGCTCGTGCTGGGGCACCCGCAGCAGGTCTCTCCCATCTCCGGGTGGAACTGGCATGCGGAGGACAGGCGAGCTGCCCCTCTCTCGTAGCGGACGAGGAGAGCAGGGAAGCGCTGTGCTGCTGCgctccttctccttccttgctACCTCTGAGAGCAGCCTGGTGGGAGGGGGCGTGGGGGCAGGAGGTGTTCCCCAGTTAGGGCTAGAGTCTGAGAGAGGCTGGAATTGGGTAGACTGGGCCCAGCCTCAGCCAGCATCCCCTCGTGTCCTAGAGtttggtgctgctggtgctggaggaAAACGAACAGCCGAGGGCTCCGCGCAAAGTCACCTGTCATCTCTGTGCGTCACAGGTGGAAAA containing:
- the AGBL5 gene encoding cytosolic carboxypeptidase-like protein 5 isoform X1 translates to MEIRCGGLLFSSRFDSGNLAHVEKVEPPEGDGGPAACGAALPAADYEFNVWTRPDCAQTEYENGNRSWFYFSVKGGAPGKLIKLHILNMNKQSRLYSQGMSPFVRTLPARPRWERIRERPSFEMVEAQFVLSFVHRFLECRGATTYFAFCYPFSYTECQEMLAQLDSRFEECRHMSPSSPLDSVYYHRELLCHSLDKLRVDLLTVTSCHGMLEKREPRLDKLFPDGSTPRPHRFAGKRVFFLSSRVHPGETPSSFVFNGFLDFILREEDPRAQMLRRMFVFKLIPMLNPDGVVRGHYRTDSRGVNLNRQYLNPDAELHPAVYGAKAVLLYHHVHSRVLPGSPDWRTYVSPLSTSSLSTKSSNHSIRSSALSLEAPLSELEKANNLRNSSSAWKASTYFSPSQDPQPSGPPAAGLGNKDRAVWILPSNRTAEHCEEEARRPPSTSLPETILPQDSGLAYYVDLHGHASKRGCFMYGNSFNDENDQVENMLFPKLISLNSPHFDFTGCNFSEKNMYAKDKRDGQSKEGSGRVAVYKALGIIHSYTLECNYNTGRSVNSIPGACHDNGRASPPPPPAFPSKYTVELFEQVGRALAVAALDMAECNPWPRIVLSEHSCLSNLRAWMLKHVRGMKGAAGCPRKKGARTPPRSCNGLPTSASDNALSRVRSSSNGTSGSGSSQQDSPQIRPSPSFPSSCSRPSGAAPASQGPQKGSPRAPGPVRDLSTASPRFDEARVTLAGTFPAAGKSFPPSALSDPPALDTQHQQRPSPLPAAASSIHLPPLPPRARSPSPSQPPPHLGACSLPASLASGPLPAGDRAGPREAQRGGGEPKAPHGTAPLQALPKKLSARRALEQPSPGGPPPRPSRIPVRRKGVAAGPSLTGLRSDGTAALQAWKQSPGAPRAAQPPPGLCQEAPAPGAGVQTAGQLFLRESKRLRPKRAPGPAADSPSLSSYRQLLSFCAEA
- the AGBL5 gene encoding cytosolic carboxypeptidase-like protein 5 isoform X2 — its product is MEIRCGGLLFSSRFDSGNLAHVEKVEPPEGDGGPAACGAALPAADYEFNVWTRPDCAQTEYENGNRSWFYFSVKGGAPGKLIKLHILNMNKQSRLYSQGMSPFVRTLPARPRWERIRERPSFEMVEAQFVLSFVHRFLECRGATTYFAFCYPFSYTECQEMLAQLDSRFEECRHMSPSSPLDSVYYHRELLCHSLDKLRVDLLTVTSCHGMLEKREPRLDKLFPDGSTPRPHRFAGKRVFFLSSRVHPGETPSSFVFNGFLDFILREEDPRAQMLRRMFVFKLIPMLNPDGVVRGHYRTDSRGVNLNRQYLNPDAELHPAVYGAKAVLLYHHVHSRVLPGSPDWRTYVSPLSTSSLSTKSSNHSIRSSALSLEAPLSELEKANNLRNSSSAWKASTYFSPSQDPQPSGPPAAGLGNKDRAVWILPSNRTAEHCEEEARRPPSTSLPETILPQDSGLAYYVDLHGHASKRGCFMYGNSFNDENDQVENMLFPKLISLNSPHFDFTGCNFSEKNMYAKDKRDGQSKEGSGRVAVYKALGIIHSYTLECNYNTGRSVNSIPGACHDNGRASPPPPPAFPSKYTVELFEQVGRALAVAALDMAECNPWPRIVLSEHSCLSNLRAWMLKHVRGMKGAAGCPRKKGARTPPRSCNGLPTSASDNALSRVRSSSNGTSGSGSSQQDSPQIRPSPSFPSSCSRPSGAAPASQGPQKGSPRAPGPVRDPPALDTQHQQRPSPLPAAASSIHLPPLPPRARSPSPSQPPPHLGACSLPASLASGPLPAGDRAGPREAQRGGGEPKAPHGTAPLQALPKKLSARRALEQPSPGGPPPRPSRIPVRRKGVAAGPSLTGLRSDGTAALQAWKQSPGAPRAAQPPPGLCQEAPAPGAGVQTAGQLFLRESKRLRPKRAPGPAADSPSLSSYRQLLSFCAEA
- the AGBL5 gene encoding cytosolic carboxypeptidase-like protein 5 isoform X3: MEIRCGGLLFSSRFDSGNLAHVEKVEPPEGDGGPAACGAALPAADYEFNVWTRPDCAQTEYENGNRSWFYFSVKGGAPGKLIKLHILNMNKQSRLYSQGMSPFVRTLPARPRWERIRERPSFEMVEAQFVLSFVHRFLECRGATTYFAFCYPFSYTECQEMLAQLDSRFEECRHMSPSSPLDSVYYHRELLCHSLDKLRVDLLTVTSCHGMLEKREPRLDKLFPDGSTPRPHRFAGKRVFFLSSRVHPGETPSSFVFNGFLDFILREEDPRAQMLRRMFVFKLIPMLNPDGVVRGHYRTDSRGVNLNRQYLNPDAELHPAVYGAKAVLLYHHVHSRVLPGSPDWRTYVSPLSTSSLSTKSSNHSIRSSALSLEAPLSELEKANNLRNSSSAWKASTYFSPSQDPQPSGPPAAGLGNKDRAVWILPSNRTAEHCEEEARRPPSTSLPETILPQDSGLAYYVDLHGHASKRGCFMYGNSFNDENDQVENMLFPKLISLNSPHFDFTGCNFSEKNMYAKDKRDGQSKEGSGRVAVYKALGIIHSYTLECNYNTGRSVNSIPGACHDNGRASPPPPPAFPSKYTVELFEQVGRALAVAALDMAECNPWPRIVLSEHSCLSNLRAWMLKHVRGMKGAAGCPRKKGARTPPRSCNGLPTSASDNALSRVRSSSNGTSGSGSSQQDSPQIRPSPSFPSSCSRPSGAAPASQGPQKGSPRAPGPVRDLSTASPRFDEARVTLAGTFPAAGKSFPPSALSGPLPAGDRAGPREAQRGGGEPKAPHGTAPLQALPKKLSARRALEQPSPGGPPPRPSRIPVRRKGVAAGPSLTGLRSDGTAALQAWKQSPGAPRAAQPPPGLCQEAPAPGAGVQTAGQLFLRESKRLRPKRAPGPAADSPSLSSYRQLLSFCAEA
- the AGBL5 gene encoding cytosolic carboxypeptidase-like protein 5 isoform X4 — protein: MEIRCGGLLFSSRFDSGNLAHVEKVEPPEGDGGPAACGAALPAADYEFNVWTRPDCAQTEYENGNRSWFYFSVKGGAPGKLIKLHILNMNKQSRLYSQGMSPFVRTLPARPRWERIRERPSFEMVEAQFVLSFVHRFLECRGATTYFAFCYPFSYTECQEMLAQLDSRFEECRHMSPSSPLDSVYYHRELLCHSLDKLRVDLLTVTSCHGMLEKREPRLDKLFPDGSTPRPHRFAGKRVFFLSSRVHPGETPSSFVFNGFLDFILREEDPRAQMLRRMFVFKLIPMLNPDGVVRGHYRTDSRGVNLNRQYLNPDAELHPAVYGAKAVLLYHHVHSRVLPGSPDWRTYVSPLSTSSLSTKSSNHSIRSSALSLEAPLSELEKANNLRNSSSAWKASTYFSPSQDPQPSGPPAAGLGNKDRAVWILPSNRTAEHCEEEARRPPSTSLPETILPQDSGLAYYVDLHGHASKRGCFMYGNSFNDENDQVENMLFPKLISLNSPHFDFTGCNFSEKNMYAKDKRDGQSKEGSGRVAVYKALGIIHSYTLECNYNTGRSVNSIPGACHDNGRASPPPPPAFPSKYTVELFEQVGRALAVAALDMAECNPWPRIVLSEHSCLSNLRAWMLKHVRGMKGAAGCPRKKGARTPPRSCNGLPTSASDNALSRVRSSSNGTSGSGSSQQDSPQIRPSPSFPSSCSRPSGAAPASQGPQKGSPRAPGPVRGPLPAGDRAGPREAQRGGGEPKAPHGTAPLQALPKKLSARRALEQPSPGGPPPRPSRIPVRRKGVAAGPSLTGLRSDGTAALQAWKQSPGAPRAAQPPPGLCQEAPAPGAGVQTAGQLFLRESKRLRPKRAPGPAADSPSLSSYRQLLSFCAEA